From one Musa acuminata AAA Group cultivar baxijiao chromosome BXJ2-6, Cavendish_Baxijiao_AAA, whole genome shotgun sequence genomic stretch:
- the LOC135615315 gene encoding uncharacterized RNA-binding protein C1827.05c-like isoform X2 yields MLIEPDYPFANSSPESIKETLNLNNTILPPRALLLGLPSSPSSVRVSSSHHHRRAGATLPALPSAFEEKESSRNSSEMGAKAKKALKKKLKKTSSSQLSISRSRNESSDFLPLEGGPGMKITQEEDEPIKNTATVLYIGHIPHGFYEEQMEGFFKQFGKIKRLRIARNRKTGKSKHYGFLEFENPEVAKVVADEIHNYLLFEHNLQIHLILPERVHPKLWRGVNWRYKPLNWTEIARKQHNKDRTVEEQQQMIQGIQKRDKKRRNRIKAAGIDYECPDLVGLIQPAAKKIKFDEEEE; encoded by the exons ATGCTGATCGAACCCGATTACCCGTTTGCTAATTCGTCACCCGAATCCATAAaagaaaccctaaacctaaataaCACCATACTCCCACCCCGTGCGCTTCTACTCGGCCTCCCTTCGAGTCCCTCCTCGGTCCGGGTATCTTCTTCGCACCATCACCGCCGGGCCGGCGCGACATTGCCAGCTCTTCCGTCTGCATTCGAGGAGAAGGAATCGTCAAG GAATTCAAGTGAAATGGGCGCAAAGGCAAAGAAGGCTTTGAAAAAGAAGCTGAAGAAGACGAGCTCTTCTCAGCTATCAATTTCTCGTAGCAGAAATGAATCTTCTGATTTCTTG CCTTTAGAAGGGGGTCCAGGGATGAAAATTACTCAAGAGGAAGATGAGCCCATCAAAAATACTGCAACTGTACTTTACATTGGCCATATTCCTCATGGATTTTATGAAGAACAAATGGAAG GATTCTTTAAGCAATTTGGGAAAATCAAGCGGTTGAGGATTGCTCGGAACAGGAAG ACAGGAAAATCTAAGCATTATGGATTCCTTGAATTTGAGAACCCAGAG GTGGCCAAAGTTGTGGCTGATGAGATTCATAATTATCTACTATTTGAACACAACCTTCAGATTCATCTTATCCTACCAGAGCGTGTTCATCCAAAGTT ATGGAGAGGTGTAAATTGGAGatacaaaccattgaattggacAGAAATTGCAAGAAAGCAGCATAACAAG GATAGAACAGTTGAAGAACAACAACAGATGATTCAGGGGATTCAAAAACGAGATAAGAAGCGGCGTAACAGAATCAAGGCTGCTGGTATTGATTATGAGTGCCCGGATCTC GTTGGTCTCATTCAGCCTGCTGCTAAGAAAATTAAGTTTGACGAAGAAGAAGAGTAA
- the LOC135615315 gene encoding uncharacterized RNA-binding protein C1827.05c-like isoform X1 codes for MLIEPDYPFANSSPESIKETLNLNNTILPPRALLLGLPSSPSSVRVSSSHHHRRAGATLPALPSAFEEKESSRFSSSLLNSSEMGAKAKKALKKKLKKTSSSQLSISRSRNESSDFLPLEGGPGMKITQEEDEPIKNTATVLYIGHIPHGFYEEQMEGFFKQFGKIKRLRIARNRKTGKSKHYGFLEFENPEVAKVVADEIHNYLLFEHNLQIHLILPERVHPKLWRGVNWRYKPLNWTEIARKQHNKDRTVEEQQQMIQGIQKRDKKRRNRIKAAGIDYECPDLVGLIQPAAKKIKFDEEEE; via the exons ATGCTGATCGAACCCGATTACCCGTTTGCTAATTCGTCACCCGAATCCATAAaagaaaccctaaacctaaataaCACCATACTCCCACCCCGTGCGCTTCTACTCGGCCTCCCTTCGAGTCCCTCCTCGGTCCGGGTATCTTCTTCGCACCATCACCGCCGGGCCGGCGCGACATTGCCAGCTCTTCCGTCTGCATTCGAGGAGAAGGAATCGTCAAGGTTCTCATCTTCGCTTTT GAATTCAAGTGAAATGGGCGCAAAGGCAAAGAAGGCTTTGAAAAAGAAGCTGAAGAAGACGAGCTCTTCTCAGCTATCAATTTCTCGTAGCAGAAATGAATCTTCTGATTTCTTG CCTTTAGAAGGGGGTCCAGGGATGAAAATTACTCAAGAGGAAGATGAGCCCATCAAAAATACTGCAACTGTACTTTACATTGGCCATATTCCTCATGGATTTTATGAAGAACAAATGGAAG GATTCTTTAAGCAATTTGGGAAAATCAAGCGGTTGAGGATTGCTCGGAACAGGAAG ACAGGAAAATCTAAGCATTATGGATTCCTTGAATTTGAGAACCCAGAG GTGGCCAAAGTTGTGGCTGATGAGATTCATAATTATCTACTATTTGAACACAACCTTCAGATTCATCTTATCCTACCAGAGCGTGTTCATCCAAAGTT ATGGAGAGGTGTAAATTGGAGatacaaaccattgaattggacAGAAATTGCAAGAAAGCAGCATAACAAG GATAGAACAGTTGAAGAACAACAACAGATGATTCAGGGGATTCAAAAACGAGATAAGAAGCGGCGTAACAGAATCAAGGCTGCTGGTATTGATTATGAGTGCCCGGATCTC GTTGGTCTCATTCAGCCTGCTGCTAAGAAAATTAAGTTTGACGAAGAAGAAGAGTAA